TATCCTGCTCTGCGGAGCAGCCTTGCTCAATTAGCTCAGTTGTAGTCTCCAAAGATTCAAACACGAAACCCAAAGGAATCCCATGGGAATGCCCCCTTTTCACTTAGCTTTTGCAGTCAGAGATTTGAACGACACCCGTGATTTCTATGTTAATCGTTTGGGCTGTAAGGTCGGACGGACCGATGAGAAGTGGATTGATTTCGACTTTTTTGGCCACCAGATTTCGGCCCATCTGAAGCCTGAAGAAACCCAGCGAGTCGAGACCAATGGTGTCGACGGAAAGTCTGTTCCCGTTCGGCATTTTGGCGCAGTCCTGGAGTGGAATCATTGGCATAAACTCGCAGATTCCTTAAAGGATCAGGGAGTCAAATTTCTGATTGAACCCTATATCCGTTTCCAAGGAGAAGTTGGTGAACAGGTAACCATGTTTCTGCTTGATCCCTCTGACAATGCAATTGAACTGAAGTCTTTCCAGAACCCTGAGCAGTTGTTTGCGAGTTGAATTGAGAGAGAATTTTCTAAGCAGATGAGTTTAAGAATTTAATGAATAACAAGAGAGATTGAATTGAAGGCATTCCCGATGAATTTTTTTGATAAAGAGTAAATCTAATGAGACCAAAATTTTGAGAAGAAATACCTATTTACCCTTTTAGATCAATCTCTTTGGTAATTTCTGAGATTTTCTGATGTACAAAAAGCTGATTGATTTAAGCGGGAAGCGAGCTCTGATAACCGGGGGTGGTCGTGGAATTGGTCTTTGTGCTGCAGATGCCTTGGCAGAAGCGGGGGCAAGCGTAGTGATCGTGGATCTGAGTGAGCAGCTTTTGGAAGAAGGCGTCGTGTTCCTGAGGTCCAAAGGTCACAAGGTGGAAGGCCTAGTCCTGGATGTCTCAGATTCCGTTGCTACGGAA
The sequence above is drawn from the SAR324 cluster bacterium genome and encodes:
- a CDS encoding VOC family protein encodes the protein MGMPPFHLAFAVRDLNDTRDFYVNRLGCKVGRTDEKWIDFDFFGHQISAHLKPEETQRVETNGVDGKSVPVRHFGAVLEWNHWHKLADSLKDQGVKFLIEPYIRFQGEVGEQVTMFLLDPSDNAIELKSFQNPEQLFAS